One stretch of Meriones unguiculatus strain TT.TT164.6M chromosome 7, Bangor_MerUng_6.1, whole genome shotgun sequence DNA includes these proteins:
- the Lrfn5 gene encoding leucine-rich repeat and fibronectin type-III domain-containing protein 5 produces MEKFLFYLFLIGIAVRAQICPKRCVCQILSPNLATLCAKKGLLFVPPNIDRRTVELRLADNFVTNIKRKDFANMTSLVDLTLSRNTISFITPHAFADLRNLRALHLNSNRLTKITNDMFSGLSNLHHLILNNNQLTLISSTAFDDVFALEELDLSYNNLETIPWDAVEKMVSLHTLSLDHNMIDNIPKGTFSHLHKMTRLDVTSNKLQKLPPDPLFQRAQVLATSGIISPSTFALSFGGNPLHCNCELLWLRRLSREDDLETCASPALLTGRYFWSIPEEEFLCEPPLITRHTHEMRVLEGQRATLRCKARGDPEPAIHWISPEGKLISNATRSLVYDNGTLDILITTVKDTGAFTCIASNPAGEATQTVDLHIIKLPHLLNSTNHIHEPDPGSSDISTSTKSGSNASSSNGDTKMSQDKIVVAEATSSTALLKFNFQRNIPGIRMFQIQYNGTYDDTLVYRMIPPTSKTFLVNNLASGTMYDLCVLAIYDDGITSLTATRVVGCIQFTTEQDYVRCHFMQSQFLGGTMIIIIGGIIVASVLVFIIILMIRYKVCNNNGQHKVTKVSNVYSQTNGAQMQGCSVTLPQSMSKQAMGHEDNAQCCKVAGDNVIQSSETCSSQDSSTTTSALPPTWTSSASVSQKQKRKTGTKPSAEPQSEAVTNVESQNTNRNNSTALQLASCPPDCVTEGPTSQRAHTKPNALLTNVDQNVQETQRLESI; encoded by the exons ATGGAAAAATTCCTTTTTTACCTGTTTCTCATTGGCATAGCTGTGCGAGCTCAGATTTGCCCAAAGCGTTGTGTCTGTCAGATTTTGTCTCCCAATCTTGCAACCCTTTGTGCCAAAAAAGGGCTACTATTTGTTCCACCAAACATTGACAGAAGAACTGTGGAACTACGGCTGGCAGACAATTTTGTTACAAATATCAAACGGAAAGATTTTGCCAATATGACCAGCTTGGTGGACCTGACTCTATCCAGGAATACAATAAGTTTTATTACACCCCATGCTTTTGCTGATCTACGAAATTTGAGGGCATTGCATTTGAATAGCAACAGATTGACTAAAATTACAAATGATATGTTCAGTGGGCTTTCCAATCTCCATCATTTGATATTGAACAACAACCAGTTGACTTTAATTTCTTCCACAGCATTTGACGATGTTTTTGCCCTTGAGGAGTTGGACCTGTCCTATAATAATCTAGAAACAATTCCCTGGGATGCTGTAGAGAAGATGGTGAGCTTGCACACGCTTAGTTTGGATCACAACATGATTGACAACATTCCCAAGGGAACTTTCTCCCACTTGCACAAGATGACTCGGCTAGATGTAACATCAAATAAATTGCAGAAGCTGCCTCCTGACCCTCTCTTTCAGAGAGCGCAGGTGCTGGCCACCTCAGGAATCATAAGCCCATCGACATTTGCATTGAGTTTTGGTGGAAACCCCTTGCATTGCAACTGTGAGCTACTGTGGCTGAGGAGATTGTCGAGAGAAGACGACCTTGAGACATGTGCTTCTCCTGCACTTTTAACTGGTCGTTATTTTTGGTCAATTCCTGAGGAAGAGTTTTTGTGTGAGCCTCCACTCATTACTCGTCACACACATGAGATGAGAGTCTTAGAGGGTCAAAGAGCAACACTGAGGTGCAAggctagaggagaccctgagccTGCAATTCACTGGATTTCTCCCGAAGGGAAGCTTATTTCAAATGCAACAAGATCTTTGGTGTATGACAATGGAACACTTGACATCCTTATAACAACTGTGAAAGATACAGGAGCTTTTACCTGCATTGCTTCCAATCCTGCAGGGGAAGCAACACAAACCGTGGATCTTCACATAATTAAACTCCCTCACCTACTGAACAGCACCAATCATATCCATGAGCCTGATCCTGGTTCTTCAGATATCTCCACTTCCACTAAGTCAGGTTCAAATGCAAGCAGTAGCAATGGCGATACTAAAATGAGTCAAGATAAAATTGTGGTGGCAGAAGCAACTTCGTCAACAGCActacttaaatttaattttcaaagaaatattcCCGGAATACGTATGTTTCAAATTCAGTACAATGGTACTTATGATGACACCCTTGTTTACAG AATGATACCTCCTACGAGCAAAACATTTCTGGTCAATAATCTGGCTTCTGGAACTATGTATGACTTGTGTGTCTTGGCCATATATGATGATGGCATCACTTCCCTCACTGCCACAAGAGTCGTGGGTTGCATCCAGTTTACTACGGAGCAGGATTATGTCCGTTGTCACTTTATGCAGTCCCAATTTTTGGGTGGTACCATGATTATTATCATTGGTGGAATCATTGTTGCATCTGTGTTGGTTTTCATCATCATACTAATGATCCGGTATAAGGTTTGTAACAATAATGGGCAACACAAGGTCACCAAGGTTAGCAACGTTTATTCTCAAACTAATGGGGCTCAGATGCAAGGCTGCAGCGTCACGCTGCCCCAGTCCATGTCCAAACAAGCCATGGGCCATGAAGACAATGCCCAGTGCTGTAAAGTTGCCGGTGACAATGTAATTCAGTCTTCAGAAACATGTTCGAGTCAGGACTCTTCTACCACTACCTCTGCTTTGCCTCCTACCTGGACTTCAAGTGCATCTGTGTCTCAAAAGCAGAAACGAAAGACTGGCACGAAGCCAAGTGCTGAGCCGCAGAGTGAAGCTGTCACAAATGTTGAGTCCCAAAACACTAACAGAAACAACTCAACTGCCTTGCAGTTAGCTAGCTGCCCTCCTGATTGTGTCACAGAGGGGCCCACATCTCAAAGAGCACATACCAAGCCAA ATGCTTTGCTGACTAACGTTGACCAGAATGTCCAGGAAACACAG aggCTGGAGTCAATATGA